From Syntrophales bacterium, one genomic window encodes:
- a CDS encoding cysteine desulfurase, with amino-acid sequence MPAYVYLDYQSSKPVDPRVVQAMLPWFTERFGNPNSLHLDGDEATEALERSRECVARFIGAEKDEIIFTGGATESNNLALLGYAARNRRKGDHVVIAEVEHISVHNLAKALEKQGFKVTRVPVDQFGRVSPAKLRARLKDETLLVSVGWASSEIGTIQPIGEIAAMLKGSGIALHVDAVAAEGLVPIDMREVGVDLLTLSSNDIYGPKGMGALYIRKGVNVAPVIIGGGQERGLRSGGENMPAIVGMAEAADIMTREMADDVARMLPLRDRLIKEVLAAIPDSYLNGHPTERLPNNAHFRFEAVEGESLLLSLKDKGVSVSTGSACSSKTLEPSHTLLSCGLLHEEAHGSLEFTFGRWSKPEDVERVLETLPGVVGRLRALSPLYDMDKKLKGGN; translated from the coding sequence ATGCCGGCATACGTTTATCTGGACTACCAGTCCTCGAAGCCTGTTGACCCCCGGGTCGTCCAGGCCATGCTGCCGTGGTTCACCGAGCGGTTCGGGAACCCGAATTCGCTGCACCTGGATGGAGATGAGGCGACGGAGGCGCTCGAGCGCTCACGCGAGTGCGTTGCCCGGTTCATTGGCGCCGAGAAGGACGAGATTATCTTCACGGGGGGCGCGACCGAATCAAATAACCTCGCGCTTTTGGGTTATGCCGCCCGCAACCGCCGCAAGGGCGACCACGTAGTTATCGCCGAGGTAGAACACATCTCCGTGCACAACCTTGCCAAGGCACTTGAGAAACAGGGTTTCAAGGTTACCCGGGTCCCGGTTGACCAGTTTGGGCGCGTGAGCCCGGCGAAGCTTCGGGCGCGCCTCAAGGATGAGACTTTGCTGGTCTCCGTGGGGTGGGCAAGCAGCGAGATCGGCACCATCCAGCCCATCGGGGAAATTGCCGCCATGCTCAAGGGATCAGGCATCGCGCTGCATGTGGATGCGGTCGCGGCCGAGGGCCTTGTGCCGATCGATATGCGCGAGGTTGGCGTCGATCTGCTGACGCTTTCCTCCAACGACATCTACGGCCCCAAGGGTATGGGCGCGCTCTATATTCGCAAGGGTGTGAATGTTGCGCCCGTCATCATCGGCGGCGGCCAGGAGCGCGGCCTTCGCTCGGGCGGCGAGAACATGCCCGCCATCGTGGGGATGGCCGAGGCCGCGGATATCATGACACGCGAGATGGCCGACGACGTGGCGCGGATGCTGCCGCTCCGTGACAGACTTATCAAGGAAGTGCTCGCGGCCATTCCGGATTCTTACTTAAACGGGCACCCGACGGAGAGGTTGCCCAATAACGCCCACTTCCGGTTCGAGGCGGTCGAGGGCGAGTCGCTGCTCCTGTCCCTCAAGGACAAGGGCGTTTCCGTCTCAACAGGCTCGGCCTGCTCTTCCAAGACGCTGGAACCTTCGCACACGCTGCTCTCCTGCGGGCTGTTGCACGAGGAGGCGCACGGTTCGCTCGAGTTTACCTTCGGGCGCTGGAGCAAGCCCGAGGATGTCGAGCGCGTGCTCGAGACGCTGCCGGGCGTCGTCGGGAGGTTGCGGGCGCTTTCGCCGCTCTACGATATGGATAAGAAGCTCAAGGGGGGAAACTAA
- a CDS encoding DsrE family protein, translating to MADEKFILYVQTTDAPERQYSPLVLAQTAVAMGLKAKVYYLGMGIKIMRPGAAEAIKMGSFPTVKEMLDKTMQMGVEVLVCEASKQMLGWDKVELIQGAKVVGAGTLNDLALDADAAMWF from the coding sequence ATGGCTGACGAAAAATTTATTCTGTATGTGCAGACAACGGATGCGCCCGAGCGGCAGTACTCGCCCCTGGTGCTGGCCCAGACCGCGGTGGCGATGGGCTTGAAGGCCAAGGTTTACTATCTTGGCATGGGGATAAAGATAATGAGGCCAGGCGCTGCCGAGGCCATCAAGATGGGGTCGTTCCCCACAGTGAAGGAGATGCTCGACAAGACGATGCAGATGGGCGTCGAAGTCCTTGTATGCGAGGCCTCCAAGCAGATGCTCGGCTGGGACAAGGTTGAACTCATCCAGGGCGCAAAGGTTGTGGGGGCGGGGACGCTGAACGATCTGGCGCTGGATGCGGATGCCGCCATGTGGTTCTAA
- a CDS encoding sulfurtransferase TusA family protein, with protein MANDIKPDQTLDCIGLYCPEPLLQTRTNIDQIDVGQVLEVVTDDPAAEEDLKRFAKRTGHEVVSFEKYDDHMRFLIKRLK; from the coding sequence GTGGCGAACGATATCAAACCTGATCAGACATTGGATTGCATAGGACTCTATTGCCCGGAGCCGCTCTTGCAGACACGGACCAACATCGACCAGATCGATGTGGGGCAGGTGCTGGAGGTCGTCACCGACGACCCCGCGGCAGAAGAGGATCTCAAGCGGTTTGCCAAGCGCACGGGCCACGAGGTCGTAAGTTTCGAAAAGTATGACGACCATATGCGCTTTCTCATAAAACGCTTGAAGTGA
- a CDS encoding lipid A deacylase LpxR family protein gives MKDFWKIKQKFILTAVLFLICFPPRPALAGEGEAGRSDTLTLYLENDLFSFDNNDRYYTHGTKLSWISQDLANYREMAGLPLWMRRFIEGLPFVNDEGEQRSVSVSLGQNIYTPADKEQSELIPDDRPYAGITYIGLGLHSKNSRQMDTIEFALGIVGRHSYAEDCQKEIHHWIDSVNPQGWSHQLHDEPILNIYFERKWKVFSLKYTLTSKNSVPIF, from the coding sequence ATGAAAGATTTTTGGAAAATAAAACAGAAGTTTATTCTGACGGCTGTCCTTTTCCTCATCTGTTTTCCGCCAAGGCCGGCGCTTGCCGGAGAAGGAGAGGCCGGGCGATCGGACACCCTGACCCTCTATCTGGAAAACGACCTTTTTAGTTTCGACAACAACGACCGTTATTACACGCATGGGACGAAGCTCTCCTGGATTTCCCAGGATCTTGCAAATTACCGGGAGATGGCCGGTCTGCCCTTGTGGATGCGCCGCTTCATTGAAGGCCTGCCTTTCGTGAACGATGAGGGGGAGCAGCGCTCGGTTTCCGTCTCCCTGGGACAGAACATCTACACGCCGGCGGACAAGGAGCAAAGCGAACTGATCCCGGACGACCGGCCCTATGCCGGGATCACCTACATAGGACTGGGACTGCACAGCAAGAACTCGCGGCAGATGGACACCATAGAATTCGCTCTGGGGATTGTCGGACGCCATTCCTACGCAGAAGACTGCCAGAAGGAAATCCACCACTGGATAGATTCTGTAAATCCCCAGGGTTGGTCTCATCAGCTTCACGACGAACCCATATTGAACATTTATTTCGAACGCAAGTGGAAAGTATTCAGCTTAAAATATACCTTGACAAGCAAAAACAGCGTCCCTATATTCTAA
- the dinB gene encoding DNA polymerase IV: MTRNPSLVGNPAAVAGDPEKRRGIILAANYEARACGVKTAMVLHEALKLCPKIMLTPPDHHFYEEKSNEVMSLLLNYTPVMEQNSIDEGWLDMTGCEGLFGEPLEAARRIMAEIKDRLGLWCSIGIAENKFLAKMAAEMKKPLGITEIWENDIPTKLWPLPVKEMYGVGSKTAEKLNRVGMRTIGAVAGADMNLLVKALGKVGKDIYLHAQGIDNSPVLPRQADEMKSIGRSTTLPEDISDIEQAKLVLMNLADDVGRDARKHDKKGRTIQITLKYSDFNVVSRQTAVSATYATREIYQAGCRLLEQNWSSRRPVRLIGISLSGFNEECPSVQLSLFDQVEEKPKSYKNDLIDRAMDKIRSRHGSTIITFASLVKKEEDRSGGKK; the protein is encoded by the coding sequence ATGACGAGGAATCCTTCGCTCGTTGGCAACCCCGCTGCTGTGGCCGGCGATCCGGAAAAACGCAGGGGGATCATTCTGGCGGCGAACTATGAAGCAAGGGCATGTGGCGTCAAGACGGCCATGGTGCTGCACGAGGCCCTGAAGCTTTGTCCGAAAATCATGCTGACGCCTCCCGATCACCATTTCTATGAGGAAAAATCAAACGAGGTCATGAGCCTGCTGTTGAATTATACGCCGGTTATGGAGCAGAACAGCATCGATGAGGGATGGCTTGATATGACCGGGTGCGAGGGACTTTTTGGCGAACCTTTGGAGGCCGCTCGCCGGATAATGGCGGAAATCAAGGACCGACTCGGGCTGTGGTGCTCAATCGGCATCGCTGAAAACAAGTTTCTTGCAAAAATGGCGGCCGAAATGAAAAAGCCCTTGGGAATCACGGAAATATGGGAGAACGATATCCCCACAAAGCTCTGGCCGCTTCCGGTAAAAGAGATGTACGGCGTGGGCAGTAAAACCGCCGAGAAGTTGAACAGGGTGGGAATGCGAACGATAGGCGCGGTTGCGGGGGCTGATATGAACCTCCTCGTCAAAGCTTTAGGAAAAGTTGGCAAGGATATATATCTGCACGCCCAGGGGATTGACAATTCTCCTGTTCTCCCTCGTCAGGCCGATGAGATGAAGTCAATCGGCCGCTCAACAACATTGCCGGAAGATATTTCCGACATTGAACAGGCAAAACTTGTTCTGATGAACCTTGCTGACGATGTGGGCCGGGATGCGAGGAAACATGACAAAAAGGGTCGGACAATCCAGATTACGTTGAAGTATTCTGATTTTAATGTCGTTAGCAGGCAGACAGCCGTTTCTGCAACTTACGCCACCAGGGAAATATACCAGGCAGGGTGCCGCCTGCTTGAGCAAAACTGGAGCAGTCGCCGCCCGGTAAGATTAATCGGAATCAGCCTCTCGGGATTTAATGAAGAATGCCCTTCGGTGCAGTTGTCGCTTTTTGATCAAGTTGAAGAAAAGCCAAAGAGCTATAAAAACGATCTGATAGACAGGGCTATGGATAAGATAAGAAGCAGGCATGGTTCTACAATAATAACCTTTGCCTCGCTGGTTAAAAAAGAAGAAGACCGATCGGGAGGGAAAAAATAA
- a CDS encoding cysteine synthase family protein yields MHKNILETIGKTPLVTINRLNPNPKSVNIYAKIEGVNPGGSVKDRIALRMIEQAEKSGELTKEKIIIEPTSGNTGIAIAMIGAIKGYQVEIVMSDAVSVERRKMIAAFGATITLTPGKKGTDGAILKARELVKQYPKKYFMPDQFSNEYNKAAHYETTAQEIHDQLDGQVDYFVASIGTSGTLMGVGAGLRKFCSPGVKIVSAEPTLGHYIQGLKNMEEAIVPAIYDKAKLDQIIQVETEAAFAMAREIIKQEGIFVGMSSGAAMVATLEVAKKVKRSPGKKINIVTLFPDRGEKYLSTKLFE; encoded by the coding sequence ATGCATAAAAATATTCTGGAAACCATTGGCAAGACGCCGCTTGTTACCATCAACAGATTAAATCCCAATCCTAAAAGTGTAAATATTTATGCTAAGATAGAAGGAGTAAACCCCGGCGGCAGCGTTAAAGACCGGATCGCCTTACGGATGATTGAACAGGCGGAAAAAAGCGGCGAGTTGACAAAGGAGAAAATCATTATTGAACCAACCAGCGGCAACACGGGAATTGCCATTGCCATGATCGGCGCCATCAAGGGCTATCAGGTGGAAATTGTGATGAGCGATGCGGTTTCGGTGGAGCGGCGCAAGATGATTGCGGCCTTCGGGGCGACAATAACATTGACGCCGGGGAAGAAGGGCACCGACGGCGCCATTTTAAAAGCACGGGAATTGGTTAAACAATATCCCAAAAAATATTTCATGCCGGATCAGTTTTCCAATGAGTACAACAAGGCCGCCCACTACGAAACCACCGCCCAGGAGATTCATGATCAGTTAGACGGGCAGGTTGATTATTTTGTGGCGTCAATCGGCACATCCGGGACGTTGATGGGCGTTGGCGCGGGATTGCGAAAATTCTGCAGTCCGGGCGTGAAGATTGTCAGCGCCGAGCCGACGCTCGGCCATTATATCCAGGGCTTGAAAAATATGGAGGAGGCGATTGTCCCGGCAATCTACGACAAAGCAAAACTCGATCAGATAATCCAGGTTGAAACCGAGGCGGCCTTTGCGATGGCGCGGGAAATAATCAAGCAGGAAGGCATCTTTGTCGGCATGTCCAGCGGCGCGGCAATGGTGGCTACATTGGAGGTGGCTAAAAAAGTTAAGCGCTCACCAGGCAAAAAAATAAATATTGTTACCCTCTTTCCCGACAGGGGCGAAAAATACTTAAGCACTAAGCTTTTTGAATAA
- a CDS encoding metallophosphoesterase has translation MESAKQKRRIVIGDVHGELEGFRGILRNAGLIDSKANWSGGDDILIQTGDVIDRGPYSIEAVDLLRKLQKEATDAKGEVIRLCGNHELMLVQDIFYYANFNDPGSLAGELKEEIARGDVRASYTDGERLYTHAGLRSAIREFLVDEMNAARPKLKTREINLFLLSDHINRIFKEAVEKNDLNRHPIFHVGADRGGPDPAGGIFWCDFSSISHSTEASVITQIFGHTPTRKNGVKTAQGLKLIDVDAGMCQVFGGARVYLEVTPEGHLLQYSKSLSKWTTTPLNFQWIH, from the coding sequence ATGGAATCAGCAAAGCAAAAAAGGCGTATTGTCATTGGAGATGTACACGGAGAGCTGGAGGGATTCAGGGGAATTCTTAGAAATGCGGGACTGATTGACAGCAAAGCCAATTGGAGCGGCGGCGATGACATTTTAATACAAACGGGCGATGTGATAGACCGAGGGCCTTACTCTATAGAAGCCGTTGATTTGTTAAGGAAACTCCAAAAAGAAGCCACCGATGCCAAAGGTGAGGTTATACGCCTCTGCGGCAATCATGAACTTATGCTTGTTCAAGACATTTTTTATTACGCAAATTTCAACGATCCAGGGTCCCTGGCGGGTGAACTGAAGGAGGAAATTGCAAGAGGCGATGTTAGGGCCTCATATACCGATGGCGAGAGACTTTATACTCATGCTGGCCTGAGATCGGCCATAAGAGAATTTCTTGTGGATGAAATGAACGCTGCAAGACCGAAATTAAAGACCAGGGAAATTAATCTTTTCCTGCTGTCGGATCATATCAACAGAATTTTCAAGGAGGCCGTAGAGAAGAACGATCTCAATCGACACCCGATCTTTCATGTTGGCGCCGACCGGGGAGGACCTGATCCGGCGGGAGGCATATTCTGGTGCGACTTTTCGTCTATTAGCCACTCTACGGAAGCATCTGTAATTACTCAGATATTCGGCCATACGCCGACAAGGAAGAACGGGGTGAAGACAGCGCAGGGATTGAAGCTTATTGATGTGGACGCCGGGATGTGCCAGGTATTCGGAGGCGCCAGAGTCTATCTTGAAGTTACGCCTGAAGGCCATTTACTGCAATACAGTAAATCTCTTTCAAAATGGACAACAACACCCCTTAACTTTCAATGGATTCATTAG
- a CDS encoding acetate uptake transporter, with protein sequence MQQTAETRIQDTTANPAPLGLISFGMTTVLLNFHNAGFYDLNTMILAMGVFYGGVAQVIAGIMEWKKNNTFGATAFCSFGLFWLTLVALLVFPTMGWGKAAEPGAMVAYLTVWGIFTFVMFFATLKLNRGLQFIFLSLTILFWLLALGDATGMVGITRLAGWEGLICGASAIYTGLAQVLNEYYGKVVWPIGPVNK encoded by the coding sequence ATGCAACAAACTGCGGAGACAAGAATCCAGGACACCACAGCGAACCCGGCACCTCTCGGTCTTATTTCCTTTGGCATGACCACGGTACTCCTAAATTTCCACAACGCCGGCTTTTACGACCTTAACACGATGATTCTGGCAATGGGGGTCTTCTACGGCGGGGTCGCCCAAGTCATCGCCGGGATTATGGAGTGGAAGAAAAATAACACCTTCGGCGCGACGGCTTTTTGTTCATTCGGCCTGTTCTGGCTCACACTGGTTGCCCTGCTGGTCTTCCCCACGATGGGCTGGGGCAAGGCGGCGGAACCGGGTGCGATGGTGGCCTACCTGACGGTATGGGGGATTTTCACGTTCGTGATGTTCTTCGCCACTTTGAAACTCAATCGGGGATTGCAGTTCATTTTCCTATCGCTTACGATCCTATTCTGGCTGCTGGCATTGGGCGATGCCACCGGCATGGTGGGCATTACACGGCTTGCAGGATGGGAAGGATTAATCTGCGGCGCTTCCGCAATCTACACCGGCCTTGCCCAAGTGCTCAATGAGTACTATGGAAAAGTGGTCTGGCCCATCGGTCCCGTGAACAAGTAA
- a CDS encoding Hsp20/alpha crystallin family protein, which produces MDYIKIRFVDNQEGAEHNLFRTVEEMLNHAQPRFAFSKQRWRPHVDIYETSEEIVVIAEIAGIQSEGIDLEISPRSLKISGKRSLMFTKRSLMLINRETLPEKDSGCYCLAEIPSGHFDRTVALPAPIDASTTQTVYKDGLLKISLKKRSPAADSKITVTVQGERP; this is translated from the coding sequence ATGGATTACATCAAGATCAGATTTGTCGATAACCAGGAGGGCGCCGAGCATAACCTCTTCAGAACAGTCGAAGAGATGCTCAACCATGCCCAGCCGAGATTCGCATTTTCCAAGCAAAGGTGGCGGCCCCACGTGGACATCTATGAAACCAGCGAAGAGATAGTTGTCATCGCCGAAATCGCCGGCATTCAAAGCGAGGGTATCGATTTGGAGATATCCCCCCGCTCTCTCAAGATATCGGGAAAGCGAAGCTTAATGTTCACAAAGCGAAGCTTAATGCTTATTAATCGCGAGACTCTCCCGGAAAAGGACAGCGGCTGTTACTGCCTTGCCGAAATACCCTCCGGCCATTTCGACCGGACCGTTGCCCTGCCCGCTCCGATCGACGCGTCAACGACCCAAACAGTTTACAAAGACGGCCTTCTGAAAATCAGCCTGAAAAAAAGATCCCCAGCGGCAGACAGCAAGATAACCGTAACAGTTCAGGGGGAGAGGCCGTAG
- the lon gene encoding endopeptidase La, which yields MSQKQPEELKIAGIPEILPILPMSGVFVFPKMLIPLEIAGDSATSLIDEAMTGSRMIGMIMVRKTDENLELPNKKEYFYDTGTSVSILKMAKTADSKTQLLLQGVGRFRLTEMLEGKPYLHGRIEVLEDSGTKDLEVEALMVNLVSLFDRIVKLSPLLPQEFGTMAKAIAEPGVLADVIASVINVSIEEKQKILDILDVKGRLREVTRLVNHQVEILELGNKIQNEVKGDMDKSQREYFLRQQLGAIRKELGETDDEKVEVEEYRAKIEKKHLPEEAKKEAERELARLTRMHPSSAEYTVSATYLDWITELPWNEHTEDNSDIKASRRILDEDHYGLEKAKKRIIEYLAVRKLKPDTKGPILCFAGPPGTGKTSLGHSIGRALGRKFIRISLGGMHDEAEIRGHRRTYVGALPGRVIQGIRQAQSNNPVFMLDEIDKVGNDFRGDPSSALLEVLDPEQNFSFTDHYLNVPFDLSHVMFIATANMLETIPPALRDRLEVIELPGYTIDEKIRIAERYLIPRQREANGLQPEQIRITRGAVTNIITGYTREAGLRNVEREIAAICRGVASRIAEGKTEKTTVTAGDLHKFLGPVRINGEAALRTAKPGVVMGLAWTPSGGDVLFVEATAMKGKGGLTLTGQLGDVMKESATAALSFIRSNAEAIGVSDNYFSERDIHIHVPSGATPKDGPSAGVTMMTALTSLATDRPVKKNLAMTGEITLRGTVLPIGGIKEKVLAAHRAGVKTIIMPKWNRKDLEDIPAKVRRDITFHFVDDMLEVLRIALEKAPEKSGK from the coding sequence ATGTCCCAAAAACAACCGGAGGAGTTAAAGATCGCCGGCATCCCGGAGATACTTCCCATATTGCCCATGTCCGGCGTCTTTGTTTTTCCGAAAATGCTCATCCCGCTGGAGATCGCCGGGGATTCGGCAACCAGTCTGATCGATGAGGCGATGACCGGCAGCCGGATGATCGGCATGATCATGGTTAGAAAAACGGACGAGAATCTCGAACTTCCCAACAAAAAAGAATATTTTTACGATACGGGAACGAGTGTCTCCATACTCAAGATGGCCAAGACCGCCGACAGCAAGACCCAGCTCCTACTGCAGGGAGTCGGCCGGTTCCGTCTGACCGAAATGCTGGAGGGCAAACCGTATCTGCACGGACGCATCGAGGTCCTCGAAGATTCGGGAACCAAAGACCTCGAGGTCGAGGCCCTGATGGTTAATCTCGTCAGCCTCTTTGACCGGATCGTTAAACTGTCGCCCCTGCTGCCCCAGGAGTTCGGAACAATGGCGAAAGCGATTGCCGAGCCGGGCGTTCTTGCCGACGTAATCGCCTCCGTCATCAATGTTTCCATCGAGGAAAAACAAAAGATACTCGACATTCTGGATGTAAAGGGGAGGCTGCGCGAAGTAACGCGGTTAGTCAACCACCAAGTGGAGATCCTTGAGCTGGGCAACAAGATCCAGAACGAGGTAAAGGGCGACATGGACAAAAGCCAGCGGGAGTATTTCCTCCGCCAGCAGTTGGGCGCCATCCGCAAGGAACTCGGAGAAACCGACGACGAGAAGGTCGAGGTTGAAGAATATCGAGCCAAAATAGAAAAAAAGCACCTTCCGGAAGAGGCGAAAAAGGAGGCGGAGCGCGAACTCGCCCGCCTGACCCGGATGCACCCCTCCTCGGCGGAATACACGGTATCGGCTACATATCTGGACTGGATCACCGAGCTTCCCTGGAATGAGCACACCGAAGACAACAGCGACATCAAGGCCTCCCGACGGATTCTCGACGAGGACCATTACGGGCTGGAAAAGGCGAAAAAGAGAATAATCGAGTACCTTGCCGTCCGCAAGCTGAAGCCGGATACGAAAGGGCCGATTCTTTGCTTCGCCGGTCCCCCCGGAACAGGAAAGACGTCTCTTGGTCATTCCATAGGCCGCGCCCTGGGCCGCAAATTCATCCGCATCTCCCTCGGCGGCATGCATGACGAGGCGGAGATACGCGGCCACCGGCGCACCTATGTGGGGGCGCTTCCCGGTCGGGTCATTCAGGGAATCAGGCAGGCGCAGTCCAATAACCCCGTCTTCATGCTCGACGAGATCGACAAGGTCGGAAATGACTTCCGAGGCGATCCCTCCTCCGCGCTGCTGGAGGTTCTTGACCCGGAGCAGAACTTTTCCTTCACCGATCACTACCTGAACGTCCCTTTCGATTTGTCGCATGTGATGTTCATCGCAACGGCCAATATGCTGGAGACGATCCCGCCGGCCCTGCGCGACCGCTTGGAGGTTATCGAACTGCCCGGCTATACGATAGACGAAAAAATAAGAATCGCCGAGCGCTACCTGATCCCGCGGCAGAGGGAGGCCAATGGTTTGCAACCGGAACAGATCCGGATCACGAGAGGCGCGGTAACCAACATTATAACCGGCTATACGCGGGAAGCGGGGCTCAGGAATGTGGAAAGGGAGATCGCCGCCATCTGCCGGGGCGTGGCCAGCCGGATTGCCGAGGGCAAAACGGAAAAGACAACCGTTACGGCGGGCGATCTGCACAAATTCCTCGGCCCGGTGCGAATAAACGGAGAGGCCGCACTGCGGACAGCTAAACCGGGGGTCGTCATGGGGCTCGCTTGGACACCCTCCGGCGGGGATGTGCTCTTCGTGGAGGCAACGGCAATGAAGGGCAAGGGCGGACTGACCCTGACCGGACAATTGGGCGACGTGATGAAGGAATCAGCAACCGCGGCGCTGAGTTTTATCCGCTCCAACGCAGAGGCGATCGGGGTCTCGGATAATTACTTTTCCGAGAGGGATATCCATATCCATGTCCCCTCCGGGGCTACCCCAAAAGACGGGCCCTCTGCCGGGGTTACAATGATGACGGCCCTGACCTCACTGGCAACGGATCGCCCCGTCAAAAAAAATCTCGCGATGACCGGAGAAATCACCCTCCGGGGAACCGTTCTGCCGATTGGAGGGATTAAGGAAAAGGTTCTTGCCGCCCACCGGGCCGGCGTAAAGACCATCATCATGCCCAAATGGAACAGGAAGGATTTGGAGGATATTCCCGCCAAGGTGCGCCGGGATATAACCTTTCATTTCGTGGACGACATGCTGGAGGTTCTACGCATCGCCCTGGAAAAGGCGCCTGAAAAATCCGGCAAGTAG
- a CDS encoding Maf family protein — MGIVIPYHIILASASPRRIELLKLAGLSFDVIPADIEEAPRPEEAPDQHVLRLAAEKALFVAAEKPDCLVIGADTIVFLDGEILGKPANREEAQKTLAKLSGQTHEVFTGFFIAQIDRGIRIFEAVRSAVTFREITPDEISWYAGTPEPYDKAGAYAAQGISASFIRKINGSYTNVIGLPLCEVVEKLKTVGAIDFSQDS, encoded by the coding sequence ATGGGGATTGTAATCCCGTATCACATCATCCTGGCCTCGGCCTCGCCTCGCCGCATAGAGCTGCTGAAGCTTGCGGGGCTCTCTTTTGACGTCATCCCCGCCGATATCGAAGAGGCCCCCCGCCCGGAAGAGGCGCCGGATCAGCATGTATTGCGGCTCGCCGCCGAAAAGGCCCTGTTTGTCGCTGCCGAAAAGCCGGATTGTCTCGTTATCGGCGCCGATACGATCGTCTTTCTCGACGGGGAAATTCTCGGAAAACCTGCCAACCGGGAAGAGGCGCAAAAAACCCTTGCCAAATTAAGCGGCCAAACTCACGAGGTGTTCACCGGCTTTTTCATAGCGCAGATTGATCGGGGGATAAGGATTTTCGAGGCAGTGCGTTCAGCGGTAACCTTCCGGGAAATAACCCCGGACGAGATCTCCTGGTACGCAGGCACGCCGGAGCCGTATGACAAGGCCGGCGCCTACGCCGCCCAGGGAATAAGCGCCTCGTTCATCAGGAAAATAAACGGTTCCTATACAAATGTTATCGGGTTGCCCCTGTGTGAGGTTGTCGAAAAGCTGAAAACGGTCGGGGCAATTGATTTTTCACAGGACAGTTGA
- a CDS encoding YggS family pyridoxal phosphate-dependent enzyme, which translates to MSVKENIRQIRAVIADAATRSGRSPSSVRLMAVTKMVDDEGIIEAIKAGVDIIGENYLQEAKRKIASLGKSLEWHMIGHLQTNKARFATGLFEMIHSVDRIELARELNRRTAVAGLTMKILIEVNVAGEATKSGAPFAQASTLVHAVAALPNLSIQGLMAMPPYCDDPEEARPFFRKLRGLREEIEAEKIPRVEMKELSMGMSGDYAVAIEEGATIVRLGRAIFGERPPRQPK; encoded by the coding sequence ATGAGCGTCAAGGAAAATATCAGGCAGATCAGGGCGGTAATTGCGGATGCGGCGACGAGAAGCGGCCGCTCCCCCTCCTCGGTACGCCTGATGGCGGTAACGAAAATGGTCGATGACGAGGGGATTATCGAAGCAATCAAGGCCGGCGTTGATATAATCGGCGAAAACTACCTTCAGGAGGCAAAACGCAAAATCGCCTCCCTTGGCAAGTCGTTGGAATGGCACATGATCGGGCATCTGCAGACGAACAAGGCCCGTTTCGCGACAGGCCTCTTCGAGATGATTCATTCGGTTGACCGGATAGAGCTGGCCCGTGAGCTCAACCGGCGCACCGCAGTGGCCGGTTTGACCATGAAGATACTGATCGAGGTGAACGTCGCCGGAGAGGCGACAAAAAGCGGGGCGCCCTTCGCGCAGGCGAGCACCCTCGTCCACGCCGTCGCTGCCCTGCCCAATCTTTCGATCCAGGGACTTATGGCAATGCCCCCCTATTGCGACGATCCGGAGGAGGCAAGACCATTTTTCCGCAAACTTCGCGGATTGCGAGAGGAAATAGAAGCAGAGAAAATACCCCGGGTGGAAATGAAGGAGCTCTCCATGGGAATGAGCGGTGATTACGCCGTCGCGATCGAGGAAGGAGCAACGATCGTGCGGCTCGGCCGGGCTATCTTTGGGGAACGTCCCCCACGACAACCAAAATAA